A single genomic interval of Proteiniborus sp. DW1 harbors:
- a CDS encoding TPM domain-containing protein, with protein MRKELKTITIITMVLIILIGVNVYAIDQKIYDEADLFTQTEEDALQAKAFELSERLNLDTVILTIQDSKGKSSRAYADDFYDENGFGYGESYDGLILLINMDDREVYISTCGKAIDYFTDARIESILDKVYIYLTEGNYSLGAEAFLTEVEYYFQKGIPSNQYTYDEDTGISSKGNAEVFQKKDLASRLLIFFLISIGVGGISVGIMAINNKGRVSTNQGTYLDRNSFNLINSQDRHVNTRVTFVNINTESKSSAGKAGRSTVHRSSSGRSHGGGGRKF; from the coding sequence ATGAGAAAAGAGTTAAAAACTATTACTATAATTACAATGGTGTTAATAATCCTGATTGGTGTAAATGTCTATGCTATAGACCAAAAGATTTATGATGAAGCAGATTTGTTTACTCAAACTGAAGAAGACGCATTACAAGCTAAAGCCTTTGAACTAAGTGAAAGATTAAATCTAGATACAGTTATCCTTACAATTCAGGACAGTAAAGGAAAATCTTCTCGTGCCTATGCTGATGACTTCTATGATGAAAATGGTTTTGGCTACGGAGAAAGCTACGATGGCTTGATTCTACTTATAAACATGGATGACCGTGAAGTATATATTTCTACATGTGGTAAAGCAATCGATTATTTTACAGATGCAAGAATAGAAAGTATTTTAGATAAGGTTTATATTTATCTTACAGAGGGGAATTATAGCTTAGGAGCAGAAGCCTTTCTAACTGAGGTAGAGTATTATTTTCAAAAGGGTATTCCTTCTAACCAATATACCTATGATGAGGATACTGGGATTTCAAGCAAAGGAAATGCAGAAGTTTTCCAAAAAAAGGATTTAGCAAGTAGATTATTAATTTTTTTCCTAATTTCTATTGGAGTAGGAGGAATATCAGTAGGAATTATGGCTATTAATAACAAAGGAAGAGTCTCTACTAATCAAGGCACCTATTTAGATAGAAACTCATTTAATCTTATAAATAGTCAGGACCGCCATGTAAATACAAGAGTAACTTTTGTGAATATTAATACTGAATCCAAATCTAGTGCAGGTAAAGCTGGGAGAAGTACTGTTCATAGATCAAGTAGCGGCAGAAGCCATGGTGGTGGCGGACGTAAGTTTTAA
- a CDS encoding FAD-dependent oxidoreductase, whose protein sequence is MTESIVIVGNGIAAISAIKSIREIDKASKIHLIGEERFYPYNRVRLSKGLLSGLEENKILLQKKEWYKENDVILYLDKKVISVDTNKKVIGLSDGNIIDYTKLLLANGSHNVTPLISGIKKHGVYTLKTLQDAWDIIDRLKDAQVVLIIGGGIQGLETAWIMAQAGKKVILSHRSPRFMRAQLDEKAAKILEKAVLASNIQILFSTQVSEIKGNGNVEGFMTTNGNSYECDTIIYSVGTKPNIDILDNTPIKTNNGIIVNKKMETNIDGIYAAGDVAEYNNQTYGLWNIAIGQGKVAGYNIIGKDSIYEHIIPVTTLNAFNLSLFSMGIVDESKATNIIIDDRSQEGIYNKVLISNDKIIGAIVVGNIKVSPALKSAIEKETSLKGMDYKNTSFDELIQVLKSNR, encoded by the coding sequence ATGACTGAAAGCATAGTAATCGTTGGCAATGGCATAGCTGCAATTAGTGCTATAAAATCCATAAGAGAAATAGACAAAGCAAGTAAAATACATTTAATTGGAGAAGAAAGGTTCTATCCTTATAATCGTGTTCGTCTATCAAAGGGTTTGCTTAGCGGACTTGAGGAAAATAAAATTTTGCTTCAAAAAAAGGAATGGTATAAGGAAAATGATGTAATTTTGTACTTAGATAAGAAGGTAATCTCTGTTGATACAAATAAAAAAGTCATAGGATTATCAGATGGAAATATAATAGACTACACAAAGTTATTATTGGCAAATGGATCTCATAATGTTACACCGCTCATATCTGGAATCAAAAAGCATGGAGTATATACCTTAAAGACACTGCAGGACGCCTGGGATATCATAGATAGACTTAAGGATGCTCAGGTAGTTTTAATCATTGGAGGAGGAATACAGGGGCTAGAAACAGCTTGGATAATGGCTCAAGCTGGCAAAAAAGTTATCCTTTCACATAGGTCGCCAAGATTTATGAGAGCACAATTAGATGAAAAAGCTGCAAAGATATTAGAAAAGGCTGTTTTAGCAAGTAACATTCAAATTCTTTTCAGTACTCAGGTAAGTGAAATTAAAGGCAATGGCAATGTGGAAGGTTTTATGACTACAAACGGGAATTCATATGAATGTGACACTATAATATATTCAGTTGGAACGAAGCCCAATATTGATATTTTAGATAATACTCCTATCAAAACTAATAATGGAATTATTGTAAATAAGAAAATGGAAACAAATATTGACGGTATTTATGCTGCAGGAGATGTAGCCGAATATAATAATCAAACTTATGGATTATGGAATATTGCAATTGGACAGGGAAAAGTTGCTGGTTATAATATCATAGGCAAGGATAGTATATATGAGCATATTATCCCAGTGACAACACTAAATGCATTTAATCTCTCATTATTTTCTATGGGAATAGTAGACGAAAGTAAGGCAACAAACATTATTATTGATGATAGGTCACAAGAAGGTATTTACAATAAAGTCCTTATTAGCAACGATAAAATAATAGGAGCCATTGTTGTAGGAAATATAAAGGTATCTCCAGCTCTAAAGTCTGCAATTGAAAAAGAAACTAGCCTTAAGGGTATGGATTATAAAAACACCTCATTTGACGAGCTTATTCAAGTATTAAAAAGCAACAGATAA
- a CDS encoding cold-shock protein, which yields MNGTVKWFNSEKGFGFITTEEGNDVFAHFSQINKEGFKTLEEGQKVTFDVVNGAKGPQAENITIL from the coding sequence ATGAATGGTACAGTAAAATGGTTTAATTCAGAAAAAGGATTTGGATTCATCACTACAGAAGAAGGAAATGACGTATTTGCTCATTTTTCACAAATCAACAAAGAAGGATTCAAAACTTTAGAAGAAGGCCAAAAAGTAACTTTTGATGTTGTTAATGGAGCAAAAGGCCCACAAGCTGAAAACATTACAATATTATAA
- a CDS encoding M14 family metallopeptidase — translation METLRLGSRGPNVKLIQSLLNRIGYNAGTVDGVFGAQTQRAVIAFQRDNGLTPDGIVGLATWREFNRLLSGYDTYTIRAGDTLYSIATRYYTTVNAILTANPGIDPNALAIGQQIVVPYGIDIVFTDIDYTYEIMERQITGLKVRYPFLEVGTIGSSVMGKDLYYIRLGIGPNEVTYNASHHANEWITTPLLMKFIENFSKAYANRTSIRGYNVPSIWESSSIYIIPMVNPDGVDLVTYWPNYPNPIYQQASRINTTGLPLPRVWKANIRGVDLNSNYPADWELDRQLKAAMGITGPTPRDWGGPAPLSEPESRAMANFTSQHNFRLVIAYHTQGQVIFYQYQNLAPPVSRTIAEMFSRASGYSIAEGPAEVSYAGYKDWFIQDFRRPGYTIEAGIGVNPLPLSQFPAIYNQNEEIMLLAAIV, via the coding sequence ATGGAGACTTTAAGACTAGGTTCAAGAGGTCCAAACGTAAAACTAATACAGAGTCTTTTAAATAGAATTGGTTACAATGCAGGGACAGTAGATGGGGTATTTGGAGCACAGACTCAGCGGGCAGTTATTGCATTCCAAAGGGATAATGGACTAACTCCTGATGGAATAGTGGGGCTTGCAACATGGAGAGAATTTAATAGGCTTCTTTCAGGTTATGATACCTATACTATTAGGGCAGGAGACACCTTATACAGCATAGCTACTAGATATTATACAACAGTTAATGCCATACTAACTGCTAATCCAGGCATTGATCCTAATGCACTGGCCATAGGTCAGCAAATAGTAGTTCCCTATGGAATTGATATAGTTTTTACTGATATAGACTATACTTACGAAATCATGGAAAGACAGATAACTGGATTAAAGGTAAGATATCCATTTCTTGAAGTAGGCACTATTGGAAGTAGCGTCATGGGTAAGGACTTATATTATATAAGGCTTGGGATAGGTCCTAATGAAGTTACCTATAATGCATCTCATCATGCGAATGAATGGATTACTACACCTTTATTAATGAAATTCATAGAAAACTTTTCTAAGGCATATGCAAATAGAACAAGTATAAGAGGATATAATGTCCCAAGTATATGGGAAAGTAGCAGTATATATATTATTCCAATGGTTAACCCCGACGGAGTGGATTTGGTGACATATTGGCCTAATTATCCTAATCCAATCTACCAGCAAGCTTCTCGTATAAACACAACAGGCTTGCCATTGCCTAGAGTATGGAAGGCTAATATTAGAGGAGTTGATTTGAACTCCAATTATCCAGCAGATTGGGAGCTAGATAGACAACTGAAAGCTGCAATGGGTATAACAGGACCTACTCCTAGAGACTGGGGGGGACCTGCGCCATTATCTGAACCAGAATCAAGAGCTATGGCAAACTTCACTTCGCAGCATAATTTTAGGCTAGTTATTGCATATCACACACAAGGGCAGGTAATATTTTATCAATATCAAAACTTGGCTCCACCTGTATCACGAACAATTGCAGAGATGTTTTCAAGAGCCAGTGGATATAGCATAGCAGAAGGACCAGCAGAAGTATCATATGCAGGATATAAGGATTGGTTTATCCAAGATTTTAGAAGACCAGGCTATACAATAGAAGCTGGTATTGGAGTGAATCCATTGCCGCTATCTCAGTTTCCAGCTATATATAATCAGAATGAAGAGATAATGCTATTGGCTGCTATAGTATAG
- a CDS encoding cation:proton antiporter, with translation MSILFYLAIIIASGLFMARILDKVKLPNVTGYLVAGLLIGPSILGIIPKEIVGDFSVVSEVALAFIAYNIGSELNFAHLKQMSKGIIVITFVQALMAMLFVVLTMILFFKQPFTFSIILGAIGAATAPAATLMVVRQYKAKGPLVDTLLPVVAMDDAVCIMAFGISTSIASTLINSTGTISITNLILLPIVEILGALVLGLFMGIILVLITKRIKGEDELLCIVIAAIFATAAISIKFNLSSLLSCMMVGSTLTNIIPNNKKVFSSVERFTPAIYVAFFTIAGIELDLSILKSVGLIGIAYVISRVIGKVFGSYLGAKISGAPETIRKYLGYTLIPQAGVAIGLSIIAQNILPASYGTRIRTIVLAATFIYELIGPLITKKALILAGEIKTA, from the coding sequence ATGAGTATATTATTTTACTTAGCCATTATAATAGCTTCAGGACTATTCATGGCAAGAATACTAGATAAAGTTAAGTTGCCAAACGTAACAGGATATCTTGTAGCAGGCCTGTTAATCGGTCCTTCAATTTTAGGAATAATTCCTAAAGAAATAGTAGGCGATTTTTCAGTAGTTTCAGAGGTTGCCTTAGCCTTCATAGCATACAACATAGGTAGCGAATTAAACTTTGCACATTTAAAGCAAATGAGTAAAGGCATTATAGTAATTACCTTTGTACAGGCTCTAATGGCTATGTTATTTGTGGTCCTAACTATGATACTTTTTTTCAAACAGCCTTTTACATTTAGTATTATTTTAGGTGCTATAGGAGCTGCCACAGCTCCAGCTGCTACTTTAATGGTAGTTAGACAATATAAAGCTAAGGGGCCTTTAGTAGATACTCTTTTACCAGTAGTAGCTATGGATGATGCAGTTTGTATAATGGCTTTTGGTATATCTACTTCTATCGCATCAACCTTAATCAATAGCACAGGCACTATCTCTATTACTAACTTAATTCTACTTCCTATAGTAGAAATTCTAGGCGCGCTAGTTCTAGGACTATTTATGGGCATAATCCTTGTTTTAATAACTAAGAGAATTAAGGGTGAAGATGAGCTATTATGTATAGTTATTGCTGCTATCTTTGCAACTGCCGCAATTTCTATTAAGTTTAATCTATCATCTCTTTTATCATGTATGATGGTAGGCTCTACATTGACAAATATTATTCCAAATAATAAGAAGGTTTTTTCTTCTGTAGAAAGATTTACTCCTGCTATATATGTTGCTTTCTTTACAATAGCCGGCATTGAGCTAGACCTTTCTATATTAAAAAGCGTTGGATTAATAGGAATAGCCTATGTTATATCTAGAGTTATCGGAAAGGTATTTGGTTCTTATTTAGGAGCAAAAATATCAGGCGCTCCAGAAACAATTAGAAAATATTTAGGATATACCTTAATACCACAGGCAGGGGTAGCTATTGGTTTATCTATAATCGCTCAAAATATTTTACCTGCTTCTTATGGTACACGAATTAGAACCATAGTACTTGCAGCAACTTTTATCTATGAGCTTATAGGCCCATTAATTACTAAAAAAGCTTTGATTCTTGCAGGTGAAATTAAGACAGCTTAG
- a CDS encoding NAD(P)H-dependent oxidoreductase → MSTILYIKANAKPEGASRTFRISDSFIDAYRQNHPNDQIITLDLYKENIAPITKDDIGAIYSPKTESSRKHPVLKYAYQFAEADKYVIATPLWNLSVPGIVKLYFDYVSVVGITFRYTSGGGVEGMLEGKKAIHITTRGGDYSAPPLSEYELGERYIKTILGLFGVYDTSTFAVDNMDRSGTDVEAVVANAIKDVQEKAKSF, encoded by the coding sequence ATGAGTACTATTCTTTATATTAAAGCAAATGCAAAGCCTGAAGGAGCTTCTAGAACCTTTAGAATCTCTGATAGTTTTATTGATGCCTATAGGCAAAACCACCCCAATGATCAAATAATAACCCTAGACTTATATAAAGAGAACATAGCTCCAATAACAAAAGATGATATAGGTGCTATCTATAGTCCTAAAACTGAAAGTAGTAGAAAACATCCAGTTTTAAAGTACGCTTATCAATTTGCAGAAGCTGATAAGTATGTTATTGCCACACCATTATGGAATTTAAGTGTCCCGGGAATTGTTAAGTTATACTTTGATTATGTCAGCGTAGTTGGAATAACATTTAGATATACTTCAGGCGGCGGTGTAGAGGGAATGCTAGAAGGTAAAAAAGCAATTCATATCACTACAAGAGGTGGAGATTATTCTGCACCACCTCTTTCAGAGTATGAATTGGGTGAAAGATATATAAAAACAATCCTAGGCCTCTTTGGAGTATATGATACTAGTACATTTGCAGTAGATAACATGGATCGCAGTGGAACAGATGTTGAAGCAGTGGTTGCTAATGCAATAAAAGATGTACAAGAGAAGGCTAAAAGTTTCTAG
- a CDS encoding tetratricopeptide repeat protein, producing MIVLEEHFEITVGQNLKRIRKDLNLRQHQIAGDDITRNLISLIENDKATLYDTAANIMARNINKIMSERNLNIFIKPEDLLNPERYDARKKADTYIERLKNDLANKKFDIELDELNEIEAFLNEWDLTDKKVKIYELLGNIFYESNNLSKEYYYYFKALEASYDLPNMKKRYKIALKLVSNCIVTGKCEEAISLCKYMLISQDDLSTKSKGIFYYNIALALKKLKNFDKCLRTLNKAKLFFDKSDHKNLKSIFMLEGVCFYRLGDYNNALQSYSKIIEISDKKNNLDEICVTYINIILIYMKRNDKESVIKYLDKVMDKLPYVNEDSFYLTEIYFEISNVLLYLKRYDACEEYLNIALVLANKNSKQGSYRKYLGNLMELYIEANYTDKLSSLLKTIEDEISNIKLNEESLLVLKLLHYFIKQNRIEVAADFMESLIHNEKGV from the coding sequence TTGATTGTTTTGGAAGAGCATTTTGAAATTACTGTAGGTCAAAATCTAAAAAGAATAAGAAAGGATTTGAATCTAAGACAACATCAGATTGCTGGTGACGATATTACTAGAAACCTAATTAGTCTTATTGAAAACGATAAGGCTACATTATATGATACTGCAGCTAATATAATGGCTAGAAATATTAATAAAATCATGAGTGAAAGAAACTTAAATATTTTCATTAAGCCAGAAGATTTACTTAACCCTGAAAGATACGATGCAAGAAAAAAGGCAGATACATATATTGAAAGACTAAAAAATGACTTAGCTAATAAAAAATTTGACATTGAATTGGACGAGCTTAATGAAATCGAAGCTTTTTTAAATGAGTGGGATTTAACTGATAAAAAAGTAAAAATATATGAATTATTAGGCAATATCTTCTATGAGTCTAATAACTTAAGCAAGGAATACTACTACTATTTTAAAGCACTAGAAGCTTCTTATGATTTGCCAAATATGAAAAAACGATATAAGATTGCTTTGAAATTAGTAAGTAATTGCATAGTTACAGGTAAATGTGAAGAGGCTATTAGTTTGTGTAAATATATGTTAATTAGTCAAGATGATTTATCTACTAAATCAAAAGGTATTTTCTATTATAACATTGCTTTAGCTCTTAAAAAACTAAAGAATTTTGATAAATGTCTTAGAACTTTAAATAAAGCAAAACTCTTTTTTGATAAAAGTGATCATAAAAACTTAAAAAGTATTTTTATGTTAGAAGGAGTTTGTTTTTATAGGCTTGGTGATTATAATAATGCATTACAGTCTTATAGCAAAATAATAGAAATTTCAGATAAAAAAAATAACCTTGATGAGATATGTGTTACATACATTAATATAATCTTGATTTACATGAAGAGAAATGATAAGGAAAGCGTAATAAAATATCTTGATAAGGTCATGGACAAGCTACCTTATGTCAATGAAGATTCTTTCTACCTAACTGAAATTTATTTTGAAATTTCAAATGTTTTACTATATTTAAAAAGATATGATGCCTGTGAGGAATATTTAAATATTGCTTTAGTTTTAGCAAATAAAAATAGTAAACAGGGTTCATATAGAAAGTATCTAGGCAACTTAATGGAACTATACATTGAAGCGAACTATACTGATAAGCTATCAAGCCTACTAAAAACTATAGAGGATGAAATTAGCAACATTAAGTTAAACGAAGAGTCTTTACTAGTGCTTAAGCTTCTACACTACTTCATAAAACAAAATAGAATTGAAGTTGCAGCAGACTTTATGGAAAGTTTAATTCATAATGAAAAGGGGGTATAG
- a CDS encoding ABC transporter ATP-binding protein yields MNRKDKVRVISDFLKKHWIHYIVGVVFLVLTTFVQNLAPRLLGMIIDALRIENVDKEKILIYLGMMIGVAIVAFITRYIWRYFIIGNSRNLECYLRERLFQHFQTLPVQFYHQRKTGDLLAYAINDISAVRMSFGPGLAHIVNAIGVCTVSILAMAQTVSFKLTTLSLLPIPIIIFLMIKIGGLVRKRFRIVQENFAAISDRVQENISGIRVIKSYVQEKEEVLKFDELNEKMRESNIRMIRVSSMLSPMIELCFGVSFMISLIYGSSLVKNNVITLGDFVAFNGYLTMIIKPVTSIGRVINIIQKGMASFRRLGEIFKVRSDITDESSDSSLTAINGDIELKDLTFSYPGSEEAALKNINIKLSKGKTLGIIGKTGSGKTTLVNLLLRLYNVERGKILIDGRDINDYPLKTLREHIGYVPQDNFLFSATVRENIHFFNDMYSDEEIEKSAKLSCIYDNIMDFTQGFDTMVGERGTNLSGGQKQRISIARAIIKNPAILILDDALSAVDTKTEEKIIEHFNSILNGKTGIIIAHRISAIKHADEIIVMDHGEIIERGNHEELLGKKGIYYDIFHEQFREEMRKKVDNEAP; encoded by the coding sequence ATGAATAGGAAAGATAAGGTTAGAGTAATAAGTGATTTTTTGAAAAAACACTGGATTCATTATATAGTAGGAGTTGTATTTTTAGTACTTACAACATTTGTGCAGAATCTGGCTCCTAGACTTTTGGGGATGATTATAGACGCATTAAGGATAGAAAATGTAGATAAAGAAAAGATATTAATTTATCTAGGGATGATGATAGGAGTTGCCATAGTAGCATTTATTACAAGATACATTTGGAGGTATTTTATTATAGGAAATTCTAGAAATCTTGAGTGTTACTTAAGGGAGAGGCTATTTCAACACTTTCAGACTCTCCCAGTGCAATTCTACCACCAAAGAAAAACTGGGGACTTGCTAGCCTACGCTATTAACGATATATCTGCAGTGAGGATGTCATTTGGCCCAGGCCTGGCTCATATTGTAAATGCCATTGGAGTGTGTACAGTATCTATTTTAGCTATGGCTCAAACAGTTAGCTTTAAGCTTACTACACTGTCTCTTTTACCTATTCCAATAATTATTTTCCTTATGATTAAAATAGGAGGCTTAGTCAGAAAAAGATTCAGAATTGTTCAAGAAAATTTTGCAGCTATATCGGATAGGGTGCAGGAAAACATTTCAGGGATTAGAGTTATAAAATCCTATGTACAGGAAAAGGAAGAAGTTCTTAAATTTGATGAATTAAATGAGAAGATGAGAGAATCAAACATTAGAATGATAAGAGTATCTTCAATGCTCTCTCCTATGATTGAGTTATGCTTTGGAGTGAGCTTTATGATTAGTCTTATCTATGGCAGTAGCTTGGTGAAAAATAATGTGATAACATTAGGGGACTTTGTAGCATTTAACGGATATCTTACTATGATTATAAAGCCTGTGACCTCTATTGGTAGAGTTATTAACATTATTCAAAAGGGAATGGCTTCTTTTAGGAGATTAGGAGAGATTTTTAAAGTTCGTTCTGATATAACAGATGAGTCAAGTGATAGCTCTTTAACTGCTATAAATGGCGACATAGAACTAAAGGATTTAACCTTTAGTTATCCAGGTTCAGAAGAGGCTGCCCTAAAGAATATAAACATAAAACTTAGTAAAGGAAAGACACTAGGCATCATTGGAAAAACTGGCAGTGGAAAGACTACATTAGTTAATCTTCTTTTAAGATTATATAATGTGGAAAGAGGAAAGATTCTCATTGATGGAAGAGACATTAATGACTATCCCTTAAAAACCCTGAGAGAACACATAGGATATGTTCCCCAGGATAACTTCCTGTTTTCAGCTACAGTTAGAGAGAATATACACTTTTTTAATGATATGTATTCAGATGAAGAAATTGAAAAGTCTGCTAAGCTAAGTTGTATCTATGATAATATAATGGACTTTACTCAGGGCTTTGACACCATGGTTGGAGAGAGGGGAACTAATCTTTCAGGTGGACAGAAACAAAGGATTTCTATAGCTAGAGCAATTATTAAAAATCCAGCTATTCTCATTTTAGATGATGCACTATCTGCTGTTGATACAAAAACAGAGGAAAAAATTATAGAACATTTCAACAGTATTTTAAATGGGAAAACAGGCATAATTATTGCCCATCGTATTTCTGCTATTAAGCATGCTGATGAAATTATAGTAATGGATCATGGAGAGATTATAGAAAGAGGTAATCATGAAGAACTTCTAGGTAAAAAAGGAATATACTATGACATATTTCACGAGCAGTTTAGAGAAGAAATGAGAAAGAAGGTAGACAATGAAGCACCATAG
- a CDS encoding ABC transporter ATP-binding protein, producing MKHHSITRLLKLMIPHRKAVILAALSVLLVNGAELMKPIILKIVIDDFLILKKPEVGLYSIKFMGILYMAIVILGSFFTFAQINLMNHVGQQIISGLRKRVFNHIQHLPLSFLDKYSTGRLITRATNDVEALNEMYTDVLINLFRDIFLLIGIVFTMFSMNFSLALISLVALPVIVLVTFYFKGKIKENFKVMKSLIGYINGFVAENISGMKLVQVFNRDLEKLKEFKELNAKYHETTLFQIKMNSLLRPIIEILQTLTIAVLVWYGMGRVMNQTLELGVLYAFTNYVKQFFAPINDMAENYNTVQSAVVSADRIFELLDQNDILEDLDSGLPVDKFRGEVEFKNVWFAYRENEWVLKDVSFKIAPGETVAFVGATGAGKTTIINLISRFYEIQKGEILIDGVNIKEYKLRDLRRNVAVVLQDVFLFSGDIKSNIRLNSNISDEKINEALQLSYSEEFIQELPAGINEPVRERGSTFSAGQRQLLSFARAIAHNPSILVLDEATANIDTKTELLIQKSIENVSSNRTTLIIAHRLSTIRNADKIIMLSKSKILEVGNHDELMKRGGYYKELYEAQYA from the coding sequence ATGAAGCACCATAGTATTACGAGATTACTAAAATTAATGATTCCGCATAGGAAAGCAGTGATACTTGCTGCATTAAGCGTTCTACTAGTAAATGGAGCAGAGCTTATGAAGCCTATTATCTTAAAAATAGTCATTGATGATTTTCTTATTCTTAAAAAACCAGAAGTTGGGCTTTATTCTATTAAATTTATGGGTATTTTATATATGGCTATTGTAATTTTAGGCTCATTTTTTACATTTGCCCAAATAAATCTTATGAATCATGTTGGACAACAGATTATTAGTGGTTTAAGGAAAAGAGTATTCAACCACATACAACACCTACCCTTGTCTTTCTTAGATAAGTATTCTACAGGAAGACTCATAACTAGAGCTACTAATGATGTGGAAGCACTAAACGAAATGTATACAGATGTTTTGATTAATCTATTTAGAGACATTTTTTTATTAATAGGAATAGTATTTACAATGTTCAGCATGAACTTTAGCTTAGCTTTGATTAGCCTTGTCGCATTACCAGTGATTGTATTAGTGACCTTTTATTTTAAAGGCAAGATTAAAGAGAACTTCAAAGTCATGAAGAGTTTAATTGGTTACATAAATGGTTTTGTGGCAGAAAATATATCAGGAATGAAATTGGTTCAGGTTTTTAATAGAGACCTAGAAAAACTTAAAGAATTTAAAGAACTAAATGCAAAGTATCATGAAACAACCTTATTTCAAATAAAGATGAACAGCCTTCTAAGACCTATTATAGAAATTTTGCAAACTTTGACTATTGCAGTATTAGTATGGTATGGTATGGGAAGGGTAATGAATCAGACACTAGAGCTAGGGGTTTTATATGCATTCACAAACTATGTAAAGCAGTTCTTTGCACCTATTAATGATATGGCAGAAAACTATAATACTGTTCAATCAGCAGTTGTATCTGCAGATCGTATATTTGAGCTACTAGACCAGAATGATATACTAGAAGACTTAGATTCAGGCTTGCCTGTAGATAAATTTAGAGGAGAAGTTGAGTTTAAGAATGTATGGTTTGCTTATAGAGAGAATGAATGGGTTCTAAAGGATGTAAGCTTTAAAATAGCCCCTGGAGAAACTGTTGCTTTTGTGGGGGCAACTGGAGCTGGGAAAACTACTATTATTAACTTAATATCTAGATTTTATGAAATACAAAAAGGTGAGATACTAATAGATGGGGTAAATATTAAGGAATATAAGCTTAGGGACTTGAGAAGAAATGTGGCTGTGGTTTTACAGGATGTATTTCTTTTTTCAGGAGATATTAAGAGCAATATTCGTTTGAATTCTAATATTTCTGATGAGAAAATAAATGAGGCATTACAATTATCCTATTCAGAGGAGTTTATACAAGAGTTACCAGCAGGAATTAATGAGCCTGTAAGAGAAAGGGGAAGTACATTTTCTGCAGGACAGCGTCAGCTATTATCTTTTGCACGAGCTATCGCCCATAATCCTTCAATTCTTGTATTAGATGAGGCTACTGCAAACATTGATACAAAAACAGAGCTATTAATTCAGAAGTCTATTGAAAATGTTTCTAGTAATCGTACTACACTAATCATAGCCCATAGACTATCTACAATACGAAATGCAGATAAAATTATTATGCTAAGTAAGAGTAAAATACTTGAGGTAGGAAATCATGACGAGCTTATGAAAAGGGGCGGGTATTATAAGGAGCTTTACGAGGCACAATATGCTTAA